The Manduca sexta isolate Smith_Timp_Sample1 chromosome 24, JHU_Msex_v1.0, whole genome shotgun sequence nucleotide sequence TCGGTGAGGTCGGTGAAGTCGTAGTGTCGCATGCGGTGGTGCGTGTAGTGAGTGTAGTGTGTGGTGCTCACAGGTTGCGGTCGGTGAGGTCGGTGAAGTCGTAGTGTCGCACGCGGTGGTGCGTGTAGTGAGTGTAGTGTGTGGTGCTCACAGGTTGCGGTCGGTGAGGTCGGTGAAGTCGTAGTGTCGCACGCGGTGGTGCGTGTAGTGAGTGTAGTGTGTGGTGCTCACAGGTTGCGGTCGGTGAGGTCGGTGAAGTCGTAGTGTCGCACGCGGTGGTGCGTGTAGTGAGTGTAGTGTGTGGTGCTCACAGGTTGCGGTCGGTGAGGTCGGTGAAGTCGTAGTGTCGCACGCGGTGGTGCGTGTAGTGAGTGTAGTGTGTGGTGCTCACAGGTTGCGGTCGGTGAGGTCGGTGAAGTCGTAGTGTCGCACGCGGTGGTGCGTGTAGTGAGTGTAGTGTGTGGTGCTCACAGGTTGCGGTCGGTGAGGTCGGTGAAGTCGTAGTGTCGCACGCGGTGGTGCGTGTAGTGAGTGTAGTGTGTGGTGCTCACAGGTTGCGGTCGGTGAGGTCGGTGAAGTCGTAGTGTCGCACGCGGTGGTGCGTGTAGTGAGTGTAGTGTGTGGTGCTCACAGGTTGCGGTCGGTGAGGTCGGTGAAGTCGTAGTGTCGCACGCGGTGGTGCGTGTAGTGAGTGTAGTGTGTGGTGCTCACAGGTTGCGGTCGGTGAGGTCGGTGAAGTCGTAGTGTCGCACGCGGTGGTGCGTGTAGTGAGTGTAGTGTGTGGTGCTCACAGGTTGCGGTCGGTGAGGTCGGTGAAGTCGTAGTGTCGCACGCGGTGGTGCGTGTAGTGAGTGTAGTGTGTGGTGCTCACAGGTTGCGGTCGGTGAGGTCGGTGAAGTCGTAGTGTCGCACGCGGTGGTGCGTGTAGTGAGTGTAGTGTGTGGTGCTCACAGGTTGCGGTCGGTGAGGTCGGTGAAGTCGTAGTGTCGCACGCGGTGGTGCGTGTCGGCGGCGAGCACGCCGCGTCCGTCCGCGCGACACCACACCGCGTTCACGCGCACGCCGTCCCAGCTGTTCAGCAGCGAGCCCTGCACACCACACCGACATGTTCAGCAACCAACCATCTGACTACCAACCAACCAACTTACATATTATGTCTATTGTATTTCTTAATTAGGTCGCTATggagaaatataatatagaacgtGTACTGACGTCGAGTCCGCAATGGTAGAACTgtccgcgcgcgccgccgcacacGAACTTGTCGGAGGAGGCGTGCCACGCCGCCGCCGTCAGCGAGTCCTCCTGCGAGTGCGTCATCTTCACGTGCAGCTGCTCCGTCTGGAACACAACGCCACCACCATTTACTCACATCtaatatgataattattctTAGAATAGACTAAgcgtttattgtaaaaaaaacacacacacactaacTTAGTTGACGAGCGTACAACTATGCCGTTTTGTACATCTGATGTTAATAATACTGTAGCAAACTTAACTCTTACCCATCagccaaaaaaatattcttttcattACTTATGAAAAACTAAGTAtgaattagtttataatataaaaaaatacaagatacTCGCCTCCATATTCCATATCCAGAGGTCGGGGCAGTCCTCGGGCCCTGCCGCGATCAGGTACCGACCGTCCGGACTCCACGACAAGTATGACACTCCATATGTGTGACCTTCCAGggattttctgtaaatattacaatattttcatcATAATTTGTAAGCGAGGCCCTCTGATTGTCCAAGATATTCAATAATGGCTAATTTACCTAAAGGAAAGTCTCTTCGCGTTGGGGTCGTAGTCCCATATCATGACGGTATTGTCCTTGGAGCCGGAGGCGAGCCGCGAGCCGTCCGGCGACCACTTGCAGTACCACACCTCGTCGCAGTGCTCGTTGAGCACCTGCAGCGAGTGGATCGGGAAGTTGTCCGCCGAGCAGTGGTGGTCGGCCAGCAGCGTGAAGGGGATCTGgtcggcggcgggcggcggccgCGGCGCGCAGTGGAAGCGACACCGCGCCGCCTGCTGCGCCGCCGCCTGCGCCAGCAGCACGCGCAGCCGCTCCGGCGCCATCATCAGCGCCGGCGGCACCACGGCCTGCACGCGGTGCAGCACCGAGGCGCGCGACACCTCGCCGGCGCCGGGCCAGCGCGCGCGCGCCTGCAGCTCGCCGGCCGAGGCGCACATCATGAGCGCGGACAGGCGGTGCACGCGCGCCGTGTCGTGCTGCAGCGGTGTCAGCTCGTTGCGCAGCACGTGCAGGGCGTCCAGCACGCGCCCGGCCTCCAGGTGCTCGAGGTACTTCTGCTCGAGCACGACGAACTTCATCTCGGCGAGGTTGTGGGGCTCGACGTGCGGCGAGTCGCGCAGCAGCTCGTGCAGCGCGCGCAGGTCGTGGTCCGCCTTCACCCAGTCGCCGGCGAGCACGTGCTGGCGGAACGTGGCCGCCGCCGGGTGCTCCAGGTGCAGCCCCGACTCCTCCATCAGGAGCGCCGCACTGCGTCTGTATCACATTAatacattgaaatgaaaatacttaaaaattgtCTCCTATTTATAGTTGTCACCCCACACTGAGATTAATTACTACATCTTAGGGTTCCGAGAGCCGTGGAGGATTTTGTCACAACACTGCAGTTGATAGTAAATTTAATACAGACCACATAAAATGTTGACAAGCAAGgctcaaaatatttatcttttaaaggtaataattatgccgacctgaCTAATTActagtaatattactttctaacaTTGAGAAGAAATGGATCAACCATATTGGTAGCATGGTAGTCCCTGTGGAaagatattatacttatttttttatcgaggTATTTACCATAACTGTTATTTAGTTAGTAGtcctaggataaaaatattgcttttgttCGCATACATAAGCTTATTTACAAAACCAACATGATTTTGTAACAATCCATTCCTCGAATCATGCTCAAGATTCAAGACGTGCCGATACCGCGGCCCGCGCGTGCCGGCGTGTTCCGATGATTACAGTGTCGTAGTTGGTCGCGCGGTTGTGCAAGCGTCGCCCACGGCGCGGCTTGCGACATCGTGTTAACACATTCACGCGCCGGGCCTAAACTAACGCGACGCAGGGCCGCACTCGGTCACAATGACGGAAAACTACACAAAATACACGGCGTTTTCATACCATATCACTAAATGCAGAATATTACagaaaaaagggaaaaaatcTGTGTGAGACAGTGTTTTAATTTTAGGCTTGCTGTTGTATTTAATTCATGAGTGACATGAGAATACATCAagaattaaaactttaaaaatcttttcCATTAAACATTCACATCATAtccaacaaaaaatatgtcgatTCCTTATCGAAGTTCCTAGTTTTTGGCTTTATAATATTCTGAATACACTCCTATACATGTTGAGACATTATTAGCGAAGTACAGTAGCACGTCTGTACACGTATATCTAATATCTCAAATCCCGGCGGCCGCGGCGCGGAGGTCGCACGACGCGGCGCGTAGCGGGTTAATGTACCAACTAATCGAAATTTGAATGTCATTATCTAGAAACCGCTAgtcgttattaataaatacgcaGCACGGATATTACGTTCTAATAACTCCGAAAAACGTAATAAAGTATGTTGaccgaaaaataaaatgtttttactattataatgcAAATTACACTGCAGTTTGCATTTGAAAGTGTTAACACTTTTATCGGAAAGGACTAAgggcaatgacgttttacaacaaataataaaaacatcttagactAAGGGTAGTGCAATAATCTCACACATTTTGTATTAGACATGGTCGGAAATACTAATGTTGGAGACATCAATAGAATATTAGGACATAGTAGGTATGAATGTCGCGTTGAACTGACTACACGTTGCGTGTTGTATACTGGAAAcagacatttataatattacatattatgtttcataCATGCTGAGGATAaggaaatgttttttatgtGATAACTGTCATTATATTTCGGCATTTTATCCGCTAGATATAAATGTCTAATTTTTAAGAATTACCCAGTGTTTTCGCTCACTACCCGTCAACTTTCCATGTGAAAAATCACGTCGACATGGATCCGCCGTGAAAGGGTAAACGCCCAAACACAGTTTCGTAAATAATAATAGCTCAATATAGGCAATCAGCTGTAGGAACAGGAAGGCACGCGATAACGCGCGGTAATCTCAAGTCGCGCATCACTGATAACTATATCGAACGTAGGACAATCTGCGACACTAAATTATGACTATTTTGCCCATACGTATGTTGTATTTGAGAACACTCGTTTGCGTATTGTAGGGCCATGCGTACCACATTGTATAGGTCGTATGCAAGTGTTTACATCCTTGAAATATGGCCTACGGCAAATAGACACATAAAACAGCTGCTGGCATTAACCTAACGACTAGAAACGCAAGTCTCCCTGTTATCGACGTTCAATCGAACCAAACTGCACTCATTTAGTGTATTAATTCCCTCGTTCGTCTTATGACGATGTATCCCATTACGTACTCATGGTAAAGTGcaacaattgaaaaaaaatcttttaatctTATTCCACCCGACAGGATCCATATAAGGagacattttccgaaagggaattttacacaacatataggtactaatatgcataaatgcggtttgcaaatcgtctTGATGCAAATTGTATTCTACAGAAATTGTACATAAACGGAAGCGGGCAGTAATAGGGTTACATtatagacccttcgccattgcaCTGCacttatattgtacaataaaacattttgtacttAACTACTTTTTGTACTACGGAAGCAATAAAGaatctgaaaataatattcttcaGCTCTATAAAAGAGTACTTTCCATtactacattaaatattacctCCCCAATTTGAAATCGTCTCGTCTGCGCCGGGTCAGCATCGGGAATCGTCTGCCACCTGTCTAGACATACTTCCCGAGCACTTTATTCAATTCCTTTAATCGTTTATTCAGGCGAAGAGAAATATAATTGCCACGTATATCACGATTATCGGGGCGTGCACAAGGTACGCTGCGATTACAAAAGGACAAATACAGATAGATACATACtccagaataataaaattaaataaaggcaAGCGGTATACGTTGGACtttatattatgtcattaaaaaaaaaactatttttcgtttttttttgggggttttatattttaattttctcccgacgtttcgaaacatctaacatttgcgtaaacataagaaatcattatattatgtccTTATAAGAACTATAGTAATTTATaagagattattttatttaaactaggAGCTACTTACTCACAGCTCGTGTGAAAGACTTTTCCTGACACAAAATGATCCACTTGTTACTATTTAGGCATAATAGGGGATAGAGAGTATCTGTGTCCCACGCTTTAAAGGGTGCGAATTGCTTTATGATGTTATTCGtaatttacgaaatattttcataaaatactcCATTTCGTTTATTACCAATAGTGATACATTATTTAGTCCCCTTATTAATTagtttgaataatataattgtatgaaacctgaataaataaagttcacCAACATGTATTTGACTCGGAGCCTTCGAACTCATGAATTTTAATGggtaaacttaataaattattattttaccatcTATTTATAAATGGAGCTGCATCTCAAGTGTTTGTCTTGTGTAACAAACACAGTAAAATGCAGTGTTCACTATGGAAGCGAGTGAAACTCAATTGGATtggtaaagataaaattatctaaattcaataacaacataatatatttacaaacaaagtCCATTTCGCAACATACAGCACCTTTGCACGCGCCGCCCAAGGCCGCCACATAAGCGTCAAGTATATAAAAACAAGTTGTGACCGCGACTTTGTTCGCGTGACCTCCCACTTGCGTGTGTCTTTGCTGAGCCCCTGGTGTAATTTTGATAGGCGAAAGTGTTTGATACCAGCAGTTCAACTGGGGCACAGCACCTAAATAATCAAATACCCACTCTATGACGATTTTGTTTTATGAGCTATCGTACCCAAATGATACAATAAAACCTCATAAGATTTTCGTCATTCTGTGTGGCTTTTAGAGGGCTTATTTTCCTAACCATAATATCTGGCTTTTTAcgcaaataacaaataataaagttttttttaaatgtacaccaCACGGACACAGACAATAAAGTTGAGCGAGTCCAAGTCGTATTGGACCGGTTTTTCTTCCTCATGTTTGTCGTATAAATGCTGCGTGACACGTGCGCGGCTCGTCaacatataatatcagccctatattattataatatttatttcatttttccaATGATTATACAATTTTCATCTATTAATTCACATAAATTGCTAGTAGCGTTCGTTCGTTGTTCAGAGGGTGGATCCATAAACTATCTGTCCGATAACTTATTGGGTCTGCTACGGGTATGCGACCCCGAACTACTCTAGCTACTAGTGTCATAAACCTTATCTTCCGTGACAGTAGTATCCTTGTCCCTTCCATTTCCCTCTTCCTTTCTAATTATCCCTCCTTATATAAATTCCTTTCCTTTCTCCAACCGGCTAAAGGCGATATAACCTAGCTCAACTAGGCACAGCCAGCCCCCCCAGACCGTTGACAGGCAGCAGTATTAACGGTGCGAAGAACTGTGCCTCTGCGATCGCCAACCCGTTTGCCCAGCGTGGCGATTATGGGCATAAACCCTTCAATGATACAGAATCACAGGAAATGGCCCCCAGTTCCCGGTCGCCCTGTTATTCCTGGCCAAGGCGGCGGTCACGGTAACGGCAGGGCAGGGGTGCGAAGAATCCCCGGGCTACGATAGGCCGCCCATCTCAACTGACCCTGGCAACCTACAACGGCAGAAGTCTTCGTCTTGATGAACATCTCGCACAGTTGGAGACGGAGCTAGAGAACATAAGGTGGCATGTCCTAGGGTTGTGTGAAGTCCGTAGAGAGGGAGAGGACTCTATCACCTTAGACTCGGGCCACCTTATATACTACCGCGAAGGCGATAAGATATCCCAGGGTGGCGTAGGCTTTCTCGTCAATAGAGCCCTCACTAACAACGTTGAAGAAATTTCCAGTGTGTCGACCAGGGTAGCTTATATGGTTCTTCGGTTATCTAAACGATATACCATGAAGATCATACAGGTCTACGCACCGACTTCGACACATTCGGACGACGACGTGGAGGATATGTACGAGGACATATCAAAAGCCTTGCATAATACCACAAAGGCCCATTTCAACGTTGTTATGAGGGACTTCAACGCTAAAGTGGGAACCCAAAGTCACGGCGAATCCAGAGTGGGACCACATGGTTATGGATGTCGGAATCACAGAGGACAAATGCTCGTAAACTTTCTTGAGAAAGAGGGGCTCTTTTTGATGAATTCATTCTTCAAAAAGGGACCCCAGAGGAAGTGGACGTGGCGAAGTCCGGATACTGTGACAAAGAACGAGATCGACTTCATCATGACGGACAAAAAGCACATATTCAGAGATGTCTCAGTGATCAACAGGTTTAATACCGGATCCGATCACCGACTTGTACGAGGCTCTCTGAATATCGATATTAAGCTTGGAAGAAGCCGTCTCATGAAGTCCACGCTCCGACCTAATCCACTCCAAATCATGGCGGGTTCCGAAAAGTTCCAGAGAATGCTCGGAAATAGATTCGCTGCATTGGCACCTTCTGAAGATATTGACGAGATCCTACACAATCTGGTTGATGCGCTTAAGGGAGAGGGcatcaaaatctgtaaaatgcagCGTAGAGGCAGAAAGTCCAAACTCTCGGATGAGACTCTACGGCTTATGGCAAATAGACGCGAAAGCACCCAAGTTACTTCGTCAGAGAGGTCAGACCTTAACAGGCGCATAGCAAAATGATACGCCGAGACCTTCGGAGCTTCAATACACGCCTCATTGAAGAAGCGATAGAGCGAAACCGAGGGTCTAAGGTATTTGCTCAGCAGCTTGGAAGGAGCCACCTGACGAAGTTAACGACACAAAAAGGCATAACCGTTTCGTCACAGTCGGAGATTTTTGCCGAGATTGAGGACTTTTATGGTCGATTATACGCTGCACATGCTCCTCATCCACGGCATGTCGACCATGATCCCAGAGCCACCCTGACGCGCCACTACAGCGACGATCTGCCAGAAATCGACCAAGGCGAGATCGTGTTGGCTCTGAGACAACTTAAAAATGGAAAAGCCCCCGGTGAGGACGGAGTTACTTCGGAGCTCCTGCAGGCAGGTGGCCTTCCTGTCATACAGGAGCTACAAAAGCTGTTTAACACCGTTCTACACTGTGGGAGAACTCCAAAGGCGTGGAGTAGGAGTCTGGTGGTTCTTTTCCTTAAGAGGGGGGATAAAACCCTTCTAAAGAATTATAGGCCCATCTCACTCCTGAGCCACGTCTATAAGTTGTTCTTCAGGGTTATCACGAATCGCCTCGCAAGGAGACTCGACGAGTTTCAGCCCCCGGAGCAGGCTGGGTTTCGCGGAGGATACAGTACCATAGACCACATACACACAGTGAGGCAGATTATACAGAAATCCGAGGAGTATAATCGGCCCCTGTGTTTGgcatttgtggactatgagaaggccT carries:
- the LOC115450726 gene encoding WD repeat-containing protein 26, which produces MHQPCANGAQQRHLNGDATNGELPPPARVLDQTDQEIVRLIGQHLISIGLERSAALLMEESGLHLEHPAAATFRQHVLAGDWVKADHDLRALHELLRDSPHVEPHNLAEMKFVVLEQKYLEHLEAGRVLDALHVLRNELTPLQHDTARVHRLSALMMCASAGELQARARWPGAGEVSRASVLHRVQAVVPPALMMAPERLRVLLAQAAAQQAARCRFHCAPRPPPAADQIPFTLLADHHCSADNFPIHSLQVLNEHCDEVWYCKWSPDGSRLASGSKDNTVMIWDYDPNAKRLSFRKSLEGHTYGVSYLSWSPDGRYLIAAGPEDCPDLWIWNMETEQLHVKMTHSQEDSLTAAAWHASSDKFVCGGARGQFYHCGLDGSLLNSWDGVRVNAVWCRADGRGVLAADTHHRVRHYDFTDLTDRNLIQEEHAVMAMTLNQADTLLLLNVANQGVHLWDIRARALVRRFRGLSQGHFTIHACFGGAHQDFIASGSEDNKVYIWHINGEEPIAVISGHTRCVNAVSWNPVHHDVLVSASDDYSLRLWGPRDHRS